A stretch of DNA from Sander lucioperca isolate FBNREF2018 chromosome 8, SLUC_FBN_1.2, whole genome shotgun sequence:
tattaaaaagagtagTTTGTTGTTCATTTaaatatcttgaagagctcagtTATAAAGTTGTCAAATCATATGTAAGTTGCCTTTTTGAGTTGACATAAATGTAACTGTGTTAAATGGGCTCATTTAGCCGTCTCAAATCGATCGCAGGCCCCTGAATTGAATCCAATCGTGATCGCATTGTGACTTTCAGCCAAATATTGTATTGTTGTCCAAGGAATCGATGTTGGTACCGTGATTAAAAACCTATGATTTACACCCCTACTCAGTACCCCTTGGAAGGCAGTTCTTTATACAAGTGCTATTCAGGGTGTGCATTTCAGTTTCTGGGGGGGGCGGAAGcggttctctctctctgttgctccCAGTCCACAAGTGAATGCACTTATGAGATCTATCTTCACCTGGTTGTCATGGTAGCAGGGCCTGCAGCTCTCTCTTGACAGGCAGGAAGTTGAGGCCCGTGGTCAACAGCAAGAATGGCAAGAGCCGCAGCAGCAGCTACGTGGAGGACTTtcttttacctttttgtggagcGTTTATAATCCTGCAAGGCGTTAAGCGCTGGCGGTCTGATTTCACCAGAGAGGACAGTCAGACTTTGTCTGTCGGCGTCGTAGGGAAGTGCTGGTGTTTCTGAATTGTATAAGCGGATGAATTGTCAgtgctttataaaaaaaaacaaaagtctgTCGTGTGCTTAAGTACTTAAGAGGGTTGGAGTTTGGGAGCGTTGGGGGCGAAGCCAATCGTGTCGCCGGCTGATCCTGTCACTTTTCCTTAAGCGCTTGTTATCTTCATTCGAGAGGAGATGATGAGCCATTATTTTTTGACTAGAAATGGCAAACTAGAGCAAAGTATCATTTGGTGATAATCGTTCCCTTCTCGTCCCGTCGCTGAGCGGTCGTCGGCGCGGACAGCAAGCACTCAGTCACTCAGTctgataaatacacacacacacagacatgtgcaaacacacacgtaacacacatggacacaacaCTGGTACTTTTGCATTTGCGAGATGCACCAGACGCGCCAGTGTGCGTGATGCTTGCACAAACAGTAGGTATAGATATATTGTATATGTGTACCGTACAATAACGTCCCGTTTGTATAAAAGGCCTTTCTGACTGTTCCATAGTCCAAAGATAATGAATGTCGGTGTGGACTCAAGCACAGCCACACTCCTCCACGATCATGTTGGGCACATCCCTCTTTACGATGTTGTATTCATCGTCAAAGTAGAGCATGGACATAGTACTGAGCTTGGTGGGGATGCAGCAGGAGTTGACCGAGCCGGGGCTCATGCCTCTCATGCGGTACTGGTTAACTACTGCCGTGTGGAAGGATGAAGCCGAACCGGGCACGCCAGCCATGTAGGCCGGGCAGCTGCCCTCGCAATAGTTGCCGTAATAACCAGCTGGCGCAATGATCCAGTCGTTCCAGCCAATAAGGCGGAAGTCTATGTAAAACTGCTGCCGGCAGCAAAGGCCCCCGCTGGTGCCGTCGCACTCGAGCCCCCGCTTGCGAATGCGGTGCTTTCCATCCACCTGTCGCGCCCGCATTACCAGGAAGGGCCGGTGGGATGGGTCGCCTGGGTCCACTAGCACCGGAGCCACGCCAGCCGTCTCGCAACCGTCACAGTGGACCTCCAGGTCCTGACGCCGGCCGCCTTTTTCGAACACAGCCCGCACCGCCTCCGACAGGGGGAAAGTATGCCAGCCGCTGCGTTTCAGATCCACCCGCTTCTCCACCAGAGCCCAACGGCCTGTTACCCCTCCACCGCCGCCGCCTCCCAGCCCTCCCTCCGCACCGCCGGCAGCCGCAGCCTCCTGGTAATGGATCTTGACTGTCACCTTCCTCCGGAGGCCCTTCTCAGGGCCGGCTGGCAGCACGCGGAAGTAGAGCCACAGGTTGGCCTGGGTCACAAACAGGTTCTGGTTGCCCTCGTTGGAGACGTGGAAGTACAGGCCAGACTTGGATGTATGATCATCTGTTGGAGACAGGAAAAAACaggaatattttttctttttatttgccATTTTTACAACATTAACCATTCAATGTAAATGTAGAAAAACACAACGCATTGGTCATCTGAATAGATAGCATGATTTAAAACCAAACTAGCCTAGGCTAAGAACCTTCATCTTCCCTTGTATAAAACATCACATGGTCAGTTTTCTATTAAATTCCATGAGTTATTTTTTGGAATGAAAATGTACATGTCATGGACTCCTCTGAGTCATATTCtatgtataaaaataaaaccttaTAAATGCCCTGTTGTTTTAAAACAATtgatttgggggaaaaaagagtttatactgtaaatatggcAATTATTTTGGTTTCTCTGcatgcatttttcttttttacacgtATTTTATATGAAACTTTTGAACACTAATACTTAAGATGTACTGgtgattttgtatttttacattttacctgTACCACCTCTGGCTGTTTTTTTATATAAGAAATTACAGGTTTCTACCACACCCTCACATTAATTTTATTTTCCCTCAATGTGATGTGTGTGATACAAaggaacataaacataaaatgtttgtttttttataataaagatGAAAATGGTATATACCTAACAGTCAGTTCATGTTTAAGTTGAGCTGGATGGTTCATTATGGACTTTGAGAAAGAATCCTTATCCAAAGAATGGTTCCGTTATCACGCGATAAGAGGTGGTCTTATGGCGGGCAAGGATGATCTCTGGTAACACGTTACCCTAACCATACTTTctgtaggtcatgtgatgacAACTGAAACCATCTCCATGACTACTGAGCAAGCTGTATTTGCTGATGAGGGCCATGAAATGTGGCTGGATTTccagtaagtggaccttgtgataataatttttttgtcaaataCATTGATATTATCTCAAGGGAAAGGGCTAAAGACTGTTTccttttttcacacacacacacacacacacacacacacacacctagtgtTGCACATAGTTGCCCACATAGAAAGCAGAAACCCTCCCAAAAGGGGCACCACTCTGTCTTTTAAGGACTGTTTTCCCCTTGTTTTCTCGTTTTACCCTCAATCACAGTGTCAGATGACCTCTGTGGCAACTCCTGATAGGCCGGCTGTGACAGGCCAGTTCTGGGATCAGGCCCAGTTGGCCTCAAGTCCGGCTTTGTAAGTGTCGGGgccaaaaaaagagagagagagggagagggacaaGACGTAGAAcagagaagaggaagatgaaggaaaggaggaaGCATGCAAGTGGAAAAGGTGGGAGGGTGGCCGACACGGCCAAGGCCCGCGGGGGGTTCATTGAGTTCGCTgttagagccccccccccctgaaCCCCACCCCCAACCTTCCCCAACCCTCCCCCCTGTCCTTCCAGTGTGAGCACCCTGAGAGTGACAGCACAAAGCCCCCTGTGAGGCACTGGGAGACAGCCGCGCTGCAGCCCGCCTTTCAAACGCGTGGCTTTCCAGCAAAAAGCATGATGAGGCAAAAATAAAAGCCATTTACATGACACTGGCCACTTTCTACAGCAGCACAATAAAGAGATCCCGGGAGTCTAAAAGGTGGCGATGGGCTCTCCctggcaatgttttttttccttttcctaaGCCTAATGATGTCTTCCAAATTACCCTGAGGTAACATGAAAGGTTTCTATTTCAGGAGAATTTGGTACAATGTGCTCAAGCGGAGCGATGCCTTTGAAAGAGGCTAAATTACTTTGTTTGCCGACTGAttagtgtgtgtcagtgtcaaCAGGTGGCCACCAAAGACGGGGGCCCCCCTCTTCAAGGGGCCTCACGCCTCTTCCTCCTGTAAACCGGGGCTTTACATTCACACAGGGACCTGTTGAGACCGGCTCTCCACTCTGTAGCATGTCAGCTGGGAGCTCAAACACTTCATACACACGTTACacgcatccacacacacacacacacacacacacacacaaccccatGGTAAGCAATACATCAACTATCAGCCTTCTCAATACCAAAGCCTGTGGGTTAAGTATCAAGTGCACAGTGAGAACATATTGAAATCCATCTGAAGGGAATGATATAAAGGAATCAGCGGAATAGCAGCTTTTGCCTGCGACTGCCGTAAAGGCCC
This window harbors:
- the inhbb gene encoding inhibin beta B chain, whose product is MSIYSVALSCLVACVLSVRCSSVAGTETQSSPQESCASCGLRASDQSERVDIDFLEAVKRHILNRLQMRDRPNITHPIPKAAMVTALRRLHAGKVREDGRMEIPSFDGQAAYNNEVQAENSEIISFAESDDHTSKSGLYFHVSNEGNQNLFVTQANLWLYFRVLPAGPEKGLRRKVTVKIHYQEAAAAGGAEGGLGGGGGGGVTGRWALVEKRVDLKRSGWHTFPLSEAVRAVFEKGGRRQDLEVHCDGCETAGVAPVLVDPGDPSHRPFLVMRARQVDGKHRIRKRGLECDGTSGGLCCRQQFYIDFRLIGWNDWIIAPAGYYGNYCEGSCPAYMAGVPGSASSFHTAVVNQYRMRGMSPGSVNSCCIPTKLSTMSMLYFDDEYNIVKRDVPNMIVEECGCA